In Holophagaceae bacterium, the sequence GTCCCGGCGGAGGGTGATGACGATTGGCGCGAGCGGGGAAGTGAGCTTCGATTAAGAATTGAGAGAAGATCCAAGTGCTTAGCCCCCAACTTCCCATGAAGGTGCTGCCATGACCACCGCCGATTTGCTTGCGCGCATCACTTCGGATCCCTCTATCTGTTTTGGCAAACCATGTGTTCAGGGCCATCGGATTTGGGTCTCCTTCATCCTGGATCAACTTGCGGACGGTCGGAGCGTCGGGGAAATTCTGCAAGACTATCCGGGCCTCCAGGAAGTCGATATCCGAGCCTGCATCGCTTATGGCTCCGCGATGGCACGTGAACATTTCGTGGCGGTGCGGAGCGCCTCATGAGGGTGAAGCTTGACGAAAACCTCGGAGAGCGGGGTGCCCGCATCCTGCGATTGGTCGGGCATGACGTGGCCACTGTGGTCGAACAGGGAATGTCAGGCGCGCAGGATCAGGCGCTGATTGACGTTTGCCGGACCGAGGGGCGTTGTCTCATCACCCTTGATAGGGACTTCTCCAATCCTTTCATATTTTCACCTGACCGATACCCAGGCATCGCGGTACTTAAGGTCATGGACGATGCACGTACTGAGGCCGTCTTCCAAGCCTTGCGGGTCCTCGCAGTTGCGCTGAACCAAGGGGATATACGCGGCAAACTATGGTCCGTCAGCACCGATGGATACCGTGAATGGCAACCCAGCGTTTCAGAAGACAAGGAGTGAACCCATGATCCGTCTCACCACACCCATTTCCGAAGCGCAGGCCCGCCAGCTCAAGGTGGGCGACGAGGTGCT encodes:
- a CDS encoding DUF433 domain-containing protein, translating into MTTADLLARITSDPSICFGKPCVQGHRIWVSFILDQLADGRSVGEILQDYPGLQEVDIRACIAYGSAMAREHFVAVRSAS
- a CDS encoding DUF5615 family PIN-like protein — its product is MRVKLDENLGERGARILRLVGHDVATVVEQGMSGAQDQALIDVCRTEGRCLITLDRDFSNPFIFSPDRYPGIAVLKVMDDARTEAVFQALRVLAVALNQGDIRGKLWSVSTDGYREWQPSVSEDKE